The Myxococcaceae bacterium JPH2 genome contains the following window.
TGTGCACGAGGCGGTCCGCGATGGCGGAGGCCGCGGCGCTGTTGTGGAAGAGCTTGCCCCAGTCCTTGAAAGGGAGGTTGGTGGTGACGATGGTGGAGGAGCGTTGGTAGCGCTTGTTGAAAACCTGGTAGAGGAGGTCGGCCCCCCGAGCATCGAAGCTGAGATAACCGAGTTCATCGATGAGGAGGAGTTCGGGAGCCGCCCAGGCGGCAAGCCGTTTGTGGAGCGTGTTCTTGGATTGGCCGACGACGAGGTCATTCACCAGGTCTGCAGCCACGACGAAGCGGACGCGGTAGCCGCGGAGGCAAGCCAGTTGCCCGAGGGCATTGGCGAGGTGGGTTTTACCTACCCCGCTGGGGCCGATGAAGACGACGTTGCTCTTCTCCCGAATGAAGTCGAGGGAGGCGGCACGCGTGACGAGCTCTCTGTCGATGTGCTTGGGGTAGTTGAAGTCATAGGAGTCGATGGTGGGGAGCGGGAAAATGGCGGAGCGGCGCAGAGCAGTCCTGGCGCGAGCTTCGGTGGTGTCGCGGAGTTGCTCGCGCATGAGGTTGTCCAGAAGCGACGAGGGAGAGTCATTTCGCGCAATGGCTTTGGCCAGGGCTGCATTCAATTGACTGGCGGCATGCTCGAGTCCGAGGGCGCGCAGGACTTCTTCGAGGGAGAGCGTAGACAAGTCATGAGGGAAGACAGAGGCGGGGCTTCGGGTGCGGGAGGGCATCGTAGGAGTCCAGGGGGTGGGGTTGGACGTCGAGCGAGTCAGCGAGGGCATTGCCAGTGAGAATGGGCTCCGGGGGCTCGGCGAGGCCTTGAGCGAAGCGGGCCTGGTCAATCAGCGCGCGGACGTAGCGGGCGCCGAAGGTGCGC
Protein-coding sequences here:
- the istB gene encoding IS21-like element helper ATPase IstB — encoded protein: MSTLSLEEVLRALGLEHAASQLNAALAKAIARNDSPSSLLDNLMREQLRDTTEARARTALRRSAIFPLPTIDSYDFNYPKHIDRELVTRAASLDFIREKSNVVFIGPSGVGKTHLANALGQLACLRGYRVRFVVAADLVNDLVVGQSKNTLHKRLAAWAAPELLLIDELGYLSFDARGADLLYQVFNKRYQRSSTIVTTNLPFKDWGKLFHNSAAASAIADRLVH